The Gemmatimonadota bacterium genome has a window encoding:
- a CDS encoding alpha/beta hydrolase gives MSKWKHVILQISAICLALLIPIPASAQTDNLQPFKVQITGSGHPMILIPGLSSSGDVWRETVSRYQNSFECHVFTLAGFAGQPPVQTDHYLQTMRDALIAYIQENDLKKPILAGHSLGGFLSLWVAASIPESVGSLIIVDAVPFLPALQNPAATVEFMRAPAEQTRAWIRSQTPEQREKATPSMLKMMITDPAKIDTAVVWSLSSDPNTVAQAMYEIFLTDLRTEIKKIQTPVLVLGAWVSGQSQGATRESSLAAYQKQYDQVEKCEIWMTDTGKHFIMWDDPEGYFTTIDAFLARKTITPPVPR, from the coding sequence ATGTCAAAATGGAAACACGTCATATTGCAAATCAGTGCGATCTGTCTCGCACTTCTAATACCGATTCCCGCATCTGCCCAGACAGATAATCTACAGCCTTTCAAAGTACAAATAACGGGATCTGGACATCCGATGATCTTAATTCCCGGCTTAAGTAGCTCTGGAGACGTTTGGCGCGAAACAGTCAGCCGATACCAGAACAGCTTTGAATGCCATGTCTTTACACTGGCGGGATTTGCCGGACAACCCCCCGTGCAAACAGACCATTATTTGCAAACCATGAGAGACGCGCTTATTGCATATATCCAGGAAAACGATCTGAAAAAACCAATCCTTGCGGGACACAGTTTGGGCGGTTTTCTATCTTTGTGGGTTGCTGCAAGCATACCCGAAAGCGTGGGATCGCTTATTATTGTCGATGCCGTGCCCTTTTTACCCGCATTACAAAACCCGGCAGCAACAGTTGAATTTATGCGTGCGCCAGCAGAACAAACACGCGCCTGGATACGCTCTCAAACGCCTGAACAAAGAGAAAAAGCAACGCCATCTATGCTCAAAATGATGATCACAGACCCCGCAAAAATAGATACGGCTGTCGTGTGGAGTCTATCTTCGGACCCAAACACCGTTGCACAAGCAATGTACGAAATATTTTTGACAGACCTGCGAACCGAAATTAAAAAAATACAAACACCTGTTCTGGTATTGGGAGCCTGGGTCTCGGGTCAATCTCAGGGCGCAACGCGAGAAAGCTCACTGGCCGCGTATCAAAAACAGTATGATCAGGTTGAGAAATGCGAAATATGGATGACGGACACGGGCAAACACTTTATTATGTGGGACGACCCAGAGGGCTACTTTACGACCATTGATGCGTTCCTCGCTCGCAAGACAATCACCCCCCCTGTTCCCAGATGA
- a CDS encoding metallophosphoesterase family protein, with translation MRIAVISDIHGNAVALEAVLNDLKTESIDHIVCLGDTISDGPQPCEVIARLKSLNGSVVMGNMDVWCLDPRPGMGKSKNARRGNEVRFWGVRKLSPDDLDYMRTFQATVEVPLDTNTNLLCYHGSPRSNEDGIASHTPGEEMERLLSGYHAMVLAGGHTHTQMVRYYGDCTIVNPGSVGAPVPAQDRIRRILRGPLDDSHDRGYPPWAEYGVIAWENRSLRIELRRVLIYIDLLVRKTRESGMPHADWWIENRYPGVVSEV, from the coding sequence ATGCGAATCGCCGTCATCTCTGATATTCACGGAAATGCAGTGGCTTTAGAAGCTGTTTTGAACGATCTCAAAACAGAATCCATTGATCACATTGTGTGTCTGGGTGATACCATCTCTGACGGTCCCCAACCATGTGAGGTTATTGCTCGTTTGAAATCTCTGAATGGTTCTGTTGTTATGGGGAATATGGACGTGTGGTGTCTTGATCCACGTCCTGGTATGGGAAAGAGCAAGAACGCCAGGCGAGGAAATGAAGTTCGATTCTGGGGTGTCCGTAAACTTTCACCTGATGATCTCGACTACATGCGGACATTCCAGGCAACGGTTGAGGTACCGCTTGATACGAATACCAATCTTCTTTGCTATCACGGTTCTCCACGATCTAATGAAGATGGAATCGCTTCTCATACGCCAGGTGAGGAGATGGAACGCCTGCTGTCTGGTTATCACGCGATGGTATTGGCTGGGGGGCATACGCATACGCAGATGGTCCGTTATTACGGAGATTGCACGATTGTCAATCCCGGAAGTGTGGGTGCGCCTGTTCCCGCACAGGATCGGATACGCCGGATTCTTCGAGGTCCATTGGATGATTCACACGATAGGGGATATCCTCCCTGGGCAGAATATGGCGTTATTGCGTGGGAGAATAGGAGCCTTCGTATCGAGTTACGCCGCGTGCTGATATATATCGATTTGCTGGTGAGAAAAACGCGAGAGAGTGGGATGCCACATGCGGATTGGTGGATTGAAAATCGGTATCCCGGTGTGGTTTCCGAGGTATAA
- a CDS encoding endoribonuclease, translating into MFRSIFLGLLAPFIIALPVPSQESLSTLPVDLTKDDVFQRIWDSDENLLSVSRRTKTGEWEDPEADILLDEQVKASGERTIDLAMRPLFHKVNESKLFDPNRTYASFMRLLDNYAIRTVDSEFTTEEEEAEQQYFLSQILQTRPMQIARNYINQTFRENLSEALFRQVLHRLWFELYTNRGTIDFCSGFEHVFVGEGKYKLRQDNKREIFGDVSGYHSWVKFYLDENNKRVNFHGYNYDSQGTLNPNIVTLQMIYTVLDTLGEPIAKLFKRKSGFFVGSSPECEVAMATVVFFESVRGKISDKRRITINGTTYNLVLYRSTNTDGSRGDFIRSFYPIFLGLDDVEKSSIDSPIDEVMK; encoded by the coding sequence ATGTTTCGCTCAATATTTCTCGGACTGTTGGCACCTTTCATTATTGCTTTGCCGGTGCCGTCTCAAGAATCTCTGTCAACACTGCCTGTTGACTTGACGAAGGATGATGTCTTTCAACGCATTTGGGATAGTGACGAGAACCTACTCTCTGTGAGTCGGCGCACAAAGACAGGAGAATGGGAAGATCCAGAGGCTGACATCCTGTTGGACGAACAGGTGAAGGCATCGGGAGAACGGACTATCGATTTGGCTATGCGTCCTTTGTTCCATAAGGTGAATGAAAGTAAGTTGTTCGATCCCAACCGAACTTATGCCAGCTTCATGAGGCTATTGGATAACTATGCCATCCGCACTGTAGATTCCGAGTTTACCACAGAAGAAGAAGAGGCCGAGCAACAGTATTTTCTATCGCAGATTCTCCAAACTCGGCCCATGCAGATCGCCCGAAACTACATTAACCAGACTTTTAGAGAAAATTTGTCGGAGGCACTGTTTCGTCAGGTACTCCATCGCCTGTGGTTTGAATTGTACACCAATCGCGGGACAATAGATTTCTGTTCTGGGTTTGAGCACGTCTTTGTTGGAGAGGGGAAATACAAACTACGGCAGGACAATAAACGCGAGATTTTTGGTGACGTTTCGGGATACCATTCCTGGGTTAAGTTCTACCTCGACGAGAATAATAAACGTGTCAATTTCCATGGTTATAATTACGACTCACAAGGAACCCTGAATCCCAATATAGTCACTCTGCAGATGATTTATACCGTGTTGGATACTCTGGGCGAACCTATCGCGAAATTGTTTAAGAGGAAGAGTGGGTTCTTTGTCGGGTCGAGTCCCGAATGTGAAGTGGCTATGGCTACAGTCGTCTTTTTCGAGAGTGTGCGTGGCAAAATCAGTGACAAACGCCGGATAACGATCAATGGGACGACTTACAATCTCGTGTTGTATCGCAGTACCAATACCGATGGTAGCCGTGGAGATTTTATTCGGTCATTCTACCCTATTTTTTTGGGACTGGATGATGTCGAAAAATCAAGTATAGATTCGCCCATTGACGAGGTCATGAAATAG
- a CDS encoding DUF2283 domain-containing protein — protein MKLHVDKEANAFYLRLDDSAIVESEEVSPGMVLDYNASNEVVGVSMNQFAISAFVREIAELETTAFFQNQYAGKNKREILEAFDAVMSKQTPKQTPPDWDQLDR, from the coding sequence ATGAAACTACATGTCGATAAGGAAGCCAACGCGTTCTATCTGCGCCTTGACGACTCTGCTATCGTCGAATCAGAAGAGGTCTCGCCGGGTATGGTGCTTGATTACAATGCATCAAATGAAGTAGTAGGTGTATCTATGAATCAGTTTGCGATTTCTGCTTTTGTGCGTGAAATAGCCGAACTCGAAACCACAGCCTTCTTTCAAAATCAATATGCAGGAAAAAACAAACGAGAAATTCTGGAGGCATTTGACGCTGTTATGAGCAAACAAACCCCCAAACAAACACCTCCTGATTGGGACCAATTGGATAGATGA